One window of the Solanum stenotomum isolate F172 chromosome 11, ASM1918654v1, whole genome shotgun sequence genome contains the following:
- the LOC125844299 gene encoding ubiquitin-conjugating enzyme E2 20-like has translation MATMNSGNNSNTPATAAPVMPSPKQTQTTAKTVDTQSVLKRLQSELMALMMSGDSGISAFPEEDNIFCWKGTITGSKDTVFEGTEYKLSLSFPADYPFKPPKVKFETGCFHPNVDVYGNICLDILQDKWSSAYDVRTILISIQSLLGEPNISSPLNTQAAALWCNQEEYRKMVEKLYKPSV, from the exons ATGGCAACAATGAACAGTGGAAACAACAGCAATACTCCTGCAACTGCGGCTCCTGTTATGCCTTCACCAAAGCAGACACAGACTACTGCAAAGACTGTTGATACTCAGTCTGTTCTTAAAAG GTTGCAGTCTGAGTTGATGGCTCTAATG ATGAGTGGTGACTCTGGAATATCTGCATTTCCTGAAGAAGACAACATTTTCTGCTGGAAAGGGACAATAACTGGTAGCAAAGATACAGTTTTTGAAGGAACAGAATACAAGCTCTCTCTTTCATTTCCTGCTGATTACCCTTTTAAACCACCAAAGGTCAAATTCGAGACCGGTTGCTTTCATCCCAATGTTGATGTGTATGGCAACATATGCTTAGACATTCTTCAG GATAAGTGGTCATCTGCTTATGATGTGAGGACTATACTCATTTCAATTCAGAGTTTGCTTGGAG AGCCAAACATAAGCTCACCTCTGAACACTCAAGCTGCTGCTCTTTGGTGCAATCAAGAAG AATACAGGAAGATGGTTGAGAAGCTATACAAGCCTAGTGTGTAG